The Armatimonadota bacterium genome contains a region encoding:
- a CDS encoding sigma-70 family RNA polymerase sigma factor — MWMRQTRRAHLLTPAQEEDLAKKVQARDLAEAGKLKELAKLLNRANADFDEYDIRDIVKQGIYAKQHLIESNLRLVVSIAKKYNARGIPLADLIQEGNLGLIRAVEKFDWRKGFRFSTYATWWIRRAIARAIINQGRTIRIPVYVAELINKVMKTANQLQQELHREPTPEEVAEKVGMSPDRVQEMMRVAVEPLSLETPVGEKDNSSIGDFIPSNNMPTPGDVTWSLIRREEIDGILGRLTLRERDVVRLRFGLDDGRSRTLEEVGSALNVTRERVRQIELRAMKKLRHIGQELSSQGFSVTPSPN; from the coding sequence ATGTGGATGCGACAAACTCGTCGCGCCCACCTATTGACTCCTGCTCAGGAAGAAGACCTCGCAAAGAAGGTTCAGGCTCGCGATCTTGCCGAAGCTGGGAAGCTCAAGGAACTTGCCAAGCTCCTCAACCGTGCAAACGCTGATTTTGACGAGTACGACATTCGGGACATCGTGAAGCAAGGCATTTACGCCAAGCAGCACCTGATCGAATCGAACTTGCGACTGGTGGTTTCGATCGCCAAAAAGTACAACGCTCGTGGCATCCCTCTTGCTGACTTGATTCAAGAAGGCAATCTCGGTTTGATCCGCGCTGTTGAGAAGTTTGACTGGCGAAAAGGATTCCGATTCTCGACCTACGCGACATGGTGGATTCGCCGTGCAATTGCGCGCGCGATCATCAACCAGGGACGAACGATTCGAATTCCGGTTTACGTGGCTGAACTCATCAACAAGGTGATGAAGACGGCTAACCAGTTGCAGCAAGAATTGCACCGGGAGCCAACACCTGAAGAGGTTGCGGAAAAGGTCGGAATGTCTCCAGACCGCGTTCAAGAGATGATGCGGGTTGCGGTCGAGCCACTTTCTTTGGAAACTCCAGTTGGCGAAAAGGACAACTCGAGCATCGGCGACTTCATTCCTTCCAACAATATGCCAACCCCTGGTGACGTGACCTGGTCGCTGATCCGGCGCGAGGAGATTGATGGAATTTTGGGCCGGTTGACGTTGCGTGAGCGCGATGTAGTGCGACTCCGATTCGGACTCGACGACGGCCGCAGCCGAACTTTGGAAGAAGTGGGCAGCGCACTCAACGTCACTCGAGAGCGCGTTCGACAAATCGAACTCCGCGCGATGAAGAAGTTGCGGCACATCGGACAAGAACTGAGCTCGCAAGGGTTCTCAGTTACTCCTTCGCCGAACTAA
- a CDS encoding cysteine desulfurase yields MNRQNYFDAAASCPLDSRVREAMLPWLGENFGNASSIHSYGRDARHAVDASREQIATSLGLDAPEQVLFTSGATEGNNWILRNFGEGAISPFEHSSVLEPGLELNFAILPNRNYVVDTQGQHRLVSVVLVSNETGAVISAPNLQGALVHRDITQAVGHIPLDLEDVDFATFGGHKLGGQLGVGVLIAKDPTHLQPWVLGGGHEFGLRAGTLNVAGIVGLAKAVQLAVDELDQRLHHFSTLRHAALDAMQGVSGWVTDPAHTRSPHILHLAFDDVQGEAIVVELDNLGFAISSGAACGAESGKPSRTLEALGYSAQHQKGAIRISFHPENTLDSTSKLMDALVKVVQNLRN; encoded by the coding sequence TTGAATCGCCAAAACTACTTTGACGCCGCCGCCTCCTGCCCTCTCGATTCGAGAGTTCGGGAGGCGATGTTGCCTTGGCTGGGCGAGAATTTCGGAAACGCTTCTTCCATCCATTCCTACGGTCGCGATGCCCGGCATGCGGTGGATGCATCTCGGGAACAAATCGCCACTTCTTTGGGGCTTGACGCGCCTGAACAAGTCCTTTTCACATCTGGTGCAACGGAAGGCAACAATTGGATCCTTCGGAATTTCGGCGAAGGAGCAATCTCTCCCTTTGAACACAGCTCCGTCCTAGAACCCGGTCTTGAATTGAATTTCGCGATTCTCCCAAATCGTAATTACGTAGTCGATACCCAGGGCCAGCACCGGCTTGTAAGTGTGGTGCTCGTCAGCAACGAAACCGGCGCGGTGATTTCTGCTCCCAATCTTCAGGGAGCATTGGTTCACCGCGATATCACCCAAGCGGTCGGACACATTCCACTCGATCTCGAAGATGTGGATTTCGCGACCTTTGGCGGTCACAAACTCGGCGGCCAGTTAGGCGTGGGCGTACTGATCGCAAAGGACCCTACTCATTTGCAACCCTGGGTGCTCGGCGGAGGTCATGAGTTTGGTCTTCGCGCTGGAACGCTCAACGTCGCCGGCATCGTTGGTCTTGCGAAAGCCGTTCAACTCGCGGTAGACGAACTCGATCAACGATTGCACCATTTCTCGACACTTCGACACGCGGCACTGGATGCAATGCAGGGCGTTTCAGGCTGGGTGACAGACCCGGCGCATACGAGGTCGCCGCATATTTTGCACCTGGCATTTGATGATGTTCAGGGTGAAGCGATTGTTGTCGAACTCGATAATCTAGGATTTGCAATATCAAGTGGAGCGGCATGCGGCGCCGAGTCTGGAAAACCAAGCCGAACACTGGAAGCACTTGGATATTCAGCTCAGCATCAAAAAGGGGCAATTCGCATCAGTTTTCACCCCGAAAATACGCTGGATTCGACCAGCAAACTCATGGATGCATTGGTTAAGGTCGTACAGAACCTAAGGAACTGA